A stretch of the candidate division WOR-3 bacterium genome encodes the following:
- the murA gene encoding UDP-N-acetylglucosamine 1-carboxyvinyltransferase, with the protein MARFFIEGGKRLSGEVNVSGAKNSALPIIAATLLTDKKVTLKNIPDVFDVRTMLELVTHLGARVEFRRNTLVIHTPRVRRLEAPYDIVTRMRASYYVLGALIAREKKAIVAMPGGCAIGPRPIDLHIKGFNTLGTKIAIADGYINADARNLRGQNVDLQGPKGTSVGATINVMLAASGARGKTVISPAAAEPEVIDVANFLKTLGVEIDGQGSHEITIRGCDCFNSGVEYKIIPDRIEAGTFAVAAAITRSNILIKRAVPEHMTSFLEKLREIGLVVRETDDGIAINGGGQRKATNIFVAPYPGFPTDMQAQFMALLSTVPGTSTIKESIFENRFMQAIELMRMGANITIEGDTAVIKGVRKLSGTQLMASDLRASSALVLAGLAAEGTTVVRRIYHLDRGYEKFEVKLRRLGASIRRGR; encoded by the coding sequence ATGGCAAGATTTTTCATCGAGGGAGGTAAACGACTCTCGGGTGAAGTTAACGTATCCGGTGCCAAGAATTCAGCTTTGCCAATAATCGCGGCTACGCTTCTGACTGACAAAAAAGTAACACTGAAAAATATACCTGATGTCTTTGATGTCCGAACCATGCTTGAGCTGGTGACTCATCTTGGGGCGCGTGTCGAATTCAGAAGAAACACTCTAGTAATACATACACCGAGGGTAAGGCGGTTGGAGGCGCCGTATGACATCGTTACTAGAATGCGCGCATCATACTACGTCCTGGGGGCATTGATTGCGCGCGAGAAGAAAGCCATTGTGGCAATGCCTGGTGGTTGTGCGATAGGCCCGAGGCCAATTGACCTGCACATCAAAGGTTTCAATACCCTTGGTACGAAGATCGCTATCGCCGATGGATATATCAATGCGGATGCGCGCAACCTTCGCGGGCAGAACGTAGATCTGCAGGGACCGAAAGGCACTTCAGTTGGTGCTACCATCAATGTTATGCTGGCTGCAAGCGGCGCACGGGGGAAAACAGTCATAAGCCCGGCTGCGGCCGAACCTGAAGTGATCGACGTTGCGAATTTTCTCAAAACACTGGGTGTTGAGATTGATGGACAGGGGAGTCATGAAATAACGATAAGGGGCTGTGACTGTTTCAATAGCGGGGTCGAGTACAAGATCATCCCCGACCGTATTGAAGCGGGAACGTTTGCCGTCGCTGCGGCGATAACCCGGAGTAATATATTGATAAAACGAGCAGTTCCTGAACATATGACGAGTTTCCTTGAGAAGCTGCGCGAGATTGGCTTAGTTGTGAGAGAAACAGATGATGGCATCGCAATAAACGGTGGTGGGCAGAGAAAAGCCACGAATATCTTTGTCGCACCGTACCCCGGGTTTCCAACTGACATGCAGGCACAATTCATGGCTCTGCTGTCGACAGTTCCTGGTACAAGTACGATCAAGGAATCGATATTCGAGAATCGTTTCATGCAGGCTATCGAGTTGATGCGAATGGGTGCGAATATCACTATTGAGGGTGACACTGCTGTTATCAAAGGAGTAAGAAAGCTTTCTGGTACGCAACTCATGGCATCAGATCTCCGTGCATCCTCGGCACTCGTGTTGGCCGGACTTGCGGCCGAGGGGACCACCGTGGTTAGACGGATATACCATCTTGATCGCGGCTATGAAAAATTCGAAGTGAAATTGCGCAGACTTGGTGCAAGCATACGTCGTGGAAGATGA
- the ispG gene encoding flavodoxin-dependent (E)-4-hydroxy-3-methylbut-2-enyl-diphosphate synthase, whose product MKEKQKKIVRIGSVKIGGGYPIAVQSMTKTKTADIAKTVNQIRRLQRAGCELIRCAVVSRDDVAALRQIKNSVTIPVIADIHFDYRLALGAIKAGVDKIRINPGNIGDRWKVDEIIRHAKASDIPIRIGVNSGSLPKEILAKHQHPTVDAIVDSVRAATGVFIENDFTQIVISAKGVDVRETIEVYRILNEQFAFPLHIGITEAGLPLWGAVKSAVGLGILLYHGIGDTIRVSLTADPVREVVAAYVVLSALGIRHRGPILVSCPMCGRCEVDMEHIARDVERRLKKYGSFMKVAVMGCVVNGPGEAREADFGIACGKGIGAVFAKGKEIRRVKESKLVETLFEVIDENIDN is encoded by the coding sequence ATGAAGGAAAAACAGAAGAAAATTGTGCGCATTGGTAGCGTGAAGATCGGAGGTGGATATCCAATTGCGGTACAGTCGATGACCAAGACCAAAACGGCTGATATTGCTAAAACCGTTAACCAGATCAGACGGCTGCAGAGGGCTGGTTGTGAGTTGATTCGCTGCGCAGTTGTTAGCCGTGATGATGTCGCGGCACTGAGACAGATCAAGAATTCTGTGACTATCCCGGTGATTGCGGATATACATTTCGATTACCGCTTGGCCCTGGGCGCGATCAAAGCCGGGGTCGACAAGATAAGAATAAACCCGGGTAACATCGGTGACCGTTGGAAAGTAGACGAGATCATCAGGCACGCTAAGGCGAGTGACATTCCAATCAGAATAGGTGTCAACTCGGGCTCGCTGCCTAAAGAGATACTGGCGAAGCATCAACATCCGACCGTCGATGCTATCGTCGATTCGGTAAGAGCGGCAACGGGAGTTTTCATAGAGAATGATTTCACCCAAATTGTTATCTCCGCGAAAGGTGTTGATGTGCGTGAGACGATTGAGGTATATAGAATATTGAACGAGCAGTTTGCTTTTCCACTTCATATAGGCATTACGGAAGCCGGATTGCCGTTATGGGGAGCGGTCAAAAGCGCGGTGGGTTTGGGCATTCTTCTCTATCATGGTATCGGTGATACAATAAGGGTGTCTTTGACTGCCGACCCCGTGCGCGAAGTCGTTGCAGCCTATGTTGTACTTAGCGCGCTGGGAATAAGACATAGAGGTCCGATTCTTGTCAGCTGCCCGATGTGTGGTCGATGCGAGGTGGACATGGAGCATATTGCCCGTGATGTTGAGAGACGCTTGAAAAAGTACGGTTCTTTTATGAAGGTAGCGGTCATGGGTTGCGTTGTTAATGGCCCTGGCGAAGCTCGTGAGGCTGATTTCGGCATTGCATGTGGTAAGGGAATCGGTGCCGTTTTTGCGAAGGGGAAGGAGATCCGACGCGTGAAAGAAAGCAAACTTGTTGAAACACTCTTTGAGGTTATCGATGAGAACATTGATAATTGA
- a CDS encoding gamma-glutamyl-gamma-aminobutyrate hydrolase family protein (Members of this family of hydrolases with an active site Cys residue belong to MEROPS family C26.), translated as MRTLIIDNYLPNSPQVENLYNVLKDITVHTVEIKDYSAIPPGEEFKLYDVIVLSGSQRKLAEPGIMDTYAYEVDFIRSTEKPMLGICFGHQLLSMAFGAEVIDMGMKVEGYYMVERTSDNEIFEGLPTKFLVLESHEEMVVDVPFDFELLAGSPNCPIEVMKSGKSPIYGVQFHPERFDQEHPAGKLILENFFKLASWYTK; from the coding sequence ATGAGAACATTGATAATTGACAACTATCTTCCGAACTCGCCGCAAGTCGAGAATTTGTATAACGTTCTAAAGGATATAACAGTGCATACCGTCGAGATCAAAGATTATTCTGCAATTCCTCCGGGAGAAGAATTCAAACTCTACGATGTGATCGTTCTGTCGGGTTCGCAGCGTAAGCTTGCCGAGCCTGGTATCATGGATACTTACGCTTACGAAGTAGATTTCATCAGGTCGACTGAAAAACCCATGCTGGGCATATGCTTTGGTCACCAGCTTCTGTCGATGGCGTTCGGAGCGGAAGTCATTGATATGGGGATGAAGGTAGAGGGTTATTACATGGTGGAACGAACGAGTGACAACGAAATCTTTGAGGGTCTGCCAACAAAATTTCTCGTGCTTGAATCACACGAGGAAATGGTGGTCGATGTGCCGTTTGACTTTGAACTACTCGCCGGTTCTCCGAATTGTCCGATCGAAGTGATGAAGAGTGGGAAATCACCGATTTATGGAGTGCAGTTCCACCCGGAAAGATTTGACCAGGAGCACCCGGCGGGTAAGTTGATACTAGAGAATTTCTTCAAGTTAGCAAGTTGGTATACCAAGTAA
- a CDS encoding Xaa-Pro peptidase family protein → MKRDIDALMKKMNVDAIYAEGHASRDTNMYYLLNGANIFAHYIKKRGKPAYVVHAPIEREVAAKSGHRLININTYDRQKLLEKYKDFQKANAYFIAKLFDDLKVKGSVIFYGNFPLGDGYKYMKHILRFNKDVRLHDGDERGLITCARLTKGEEEIARIRRVRDAVIRSFNAMLATARKCSIRNGFLMAERRRKLLIGDLRRVVRRELFAHGVIDSGGLIIAQGRDAGVPHNSGRDRQPVRAGVPIVFDIFPQEIGGGYFFDFTRTVCFGSAPQPVKELYKTVSCAYDYACSLLKVGSKTRDIEQKVCEFFERKGHKTFLSNTKTQVGYCHSLGHGLGLNIHESPYFNVFKTNKYRIEPGMVFTIEPGLYYPEKGYGVRIEDVIHVTEKGKIVNLTKYPRRLVVPI, encoded by the coding sequence ATGAAGAGGGACATTGATGCATTGATGAAGAAGATGAATGTTGATGCGATATATGCAGAGGGACATGCCAGTCGAGATACAAATATGTACTACTTATTGAACGGAGCGAACATATTCGCGCACTATATTAAGAAACGGGGAAAACCCGCTTACGTCGTTCACGCGCCGATTGAACGAGAAGTTGCGGCAAAATCCGGCCACCGTCTGATCAACATAAACACATATGACCGCCAAAAGTTACTTGAGAAATACAAAGATTTTCAGAAAGCGAATGCGTACTTCATTGCGAAATTGTTCGATGACTTGAAGGTAAAGGGCAGTGTCATATTCTACGGCAATTTTCCTCTGGGGGATGGCTACAAGTACATGAAGCACATACTCAGGTTCAACAAGGACGTGAGATTGCATGATGGTGATGAGAGAGGATTGATTACTTGTGCTCGTTTGACCAAGGGCGAAGAGGAGATTGCACGGATCAGGAGAGTACGCGATGCAGTGATCCGCTCGTTCAATGCAATGTTGGCTACCGCCCGCAAATGCAGTATAAGAAACGGTTTTCTCATGGCGGAGCGCAGGCGTAAACTCTTAATAGGCGATCTCAGGCGTGTTGTCAGACGCGAATTGTTTGCGCATGGCGTCATCGATTCTGGTGGTTTGATCATTGCCCAGGGCCGCGATGCAGGTGTTCCTCATAATAGCGGCCGCGACCGTCAACCGGTTAGAGCCGGGGTGCCGATAGTGTTTGATATTTTCCCGCAGGAGATTGGCGGCGGATATTTCTTTGATTTTACAAGAACCGTATGTTTTGGTTCCGCACCGCAACCTGTGAAAGAGCTTTATAAGACGGTTTCATGTGCTTATGATTATGCGTGTAGCCTGCTGAAAGTAGGAAGTAAAACACGGGACATTGAGCAGAAGGTTTGCGAATTCTTTGAAAGGAAAGGGCATAAGACGTTCTTGAGCAATACTAAGACACAGGTTGGCTACTGCCACTCACTCGGTCATGGTTTGGGCTTGAATATCCACGAAAGTCCTTACTTCAATGTATTCAAGACGAACAAATATCGCATCGAACCGGGTATGGTATTCACGATTGAACCCGGATTGTACTATCCCGAGAAAGGTTATGGCGTAAGGATCGAAGATGTCATTCATGTTACGGAGAAAGGTAAGATCGTTAATTTGACAAAATATCCTCGCAGACTCGTTGTGCCGATTTGA
- the xerD gene encoding site-specific tyrosine recombinase XerD, which translates to MTEYNTIIADFQNHLLAQGDELATMRAYQYDLKQLNLFLEQGGKQFSSATVRDLRAFVHSLSDMHLSAVSINRKISAIKTFYRFLLQNKTVCENPAEELELLKTRRKLPLVLSVDEVSAIVEAASKKTPLGLRDRVCLELLYSSGLRISELLSLKLSDVQLNERLLSVIGKGNKQRLVPFGNKARVAVDDYLLAGRPSILKNKTSSVFILNARGRKLSRMGFLKILRGYWVMSGVRKRVTPHTFRHSFATHLLEGGADLRVVQELLGHADISTTQIYTHIDREYLKEVHRLYHPRA; encoded by the coding sequence TTGACCGAATATAATACAATAATAGCAGATTTCCAGAATCATCTACTCGCGCAGGGTGATGAGTTAGCGACAATGCGTGCGTATCAATACGACCTCAAGCAACTTAATCTTTTCTTGGAACAGGGCGGTAAGCAATTCTCATCGGCCACGGTCCGAGATCTAAGGGCTTTCGTACACTCGCTCTCGGATATGCATCTCAGCGCGGTTTCGATCAACCGCAAGATATCTGCCATCAAAACTTTCTATCGATTCTTGCTGCAGAACAAAACTGTGTGTGAGAATCCTGCGGAGGAACTGGAATTGCTGAAAACAAGGCGCAAACTTCCGCTTGTCCTTTCGGTGGATGAAGTCAGTGCTATCGTAGAAGCGGCTAGCAAGAAGACTCCGCTCGGGCTGCGAGATCGGGTATGCCTGGAGTTGTTATACTCTTCTGGCTTGAGGATTTCCGAATTACTTTCTTTAAAGCTCAGTGATGTGCAATTGAATGAGAGACTACTCAGTGTTATCGGTAAGGGCAACAAGCAGCGTCTTGTGCCTTTCGGCAACAAGGCCAGGGTGGCGGTCGACGATTATCTCCTTGCTGGCAGGCCTTCCATTCTTAAGAACAAAACATCTTCCGTTTTTATCCTCAACGCGCGCGGCAGAAAACTGTCACGCATGGGTTTTCTGAAGATTTTGCGGGGCTATTGGGTCATGTCCGGGGTCAGGAAGAGAGTAACACCCCATACGTTTCGCCACTCGTTCGCCACCCACCTCCTGGAAGGAGGCGCCGACCTGCGGGTCGTACAAGAGCTATTGGGTCATGCCGACATCTCGACAACACAGATATATACTCATATCGACCGAGAGTACTTAAAAGAAGTACACCGTTTGTATCATCCGCGAGCTTAG
- a CDS encoding T9SS type A sorting domain-containing protein, with protein sequence MYNLLFCLFLIIPYPDQPDWESIDDDYSTGGALVDIDLDGDIDFITGNGNDMDQDPNRVYYNDTDTLERIASWISSDIGYNAHISIGDINYDGYPDLAVANYGDPSTPQYDKIYYNQAGTFQQTPAWQPSDLDNSFACTFGDVDGDGDLDLAVACGEEYTDSLQRAKVYLNHNGTIDTLPCWESNITSYFYDVAWVDIEMDGDLDLVLAGHHRKNLIYLNNGGNLDTIPFWQSANSLGTLKIAFGDIDNDGDLDLVCANNAQTGGTSNCELYLNSGTTLDTLPVWTSQNLNYYSCVALGDVDRDGDLDLAAGGWWESIKVFENTSGSLPQTPSWQWIPTSIYHLVCENISFGDIDNTLPTTITDEIHVVDATSRTFYLQNRWLKSVIQVRRNTGPLDLDQYCFSYVDGWIAVADIITQPETLWVDYTYSLDLDLIVTNWHASRGNFLFLNTSGTGIQEIVKTELNDILKLPNPNRGNFAVRLNIGDIRIKIYDITGRLVVDQRNQRVNINTPGVYFMNIYEKDKLVARQKVVVVQ encoded by the coding sequence ATGTACAATCTTCTGTTTTGTCTGTTTCTAATAATTCCCTATCCAGACCAACCCGACTGGGAATCGATAGATGATGATTATTCCACTGGCGGCGCACTTGTCGATATCGATCTAGACGGAGACATTGACTTCATAACGGGTAATGGCAATGATATGGATCAAGATCCCAATCGCGTATATTACAACGATACCGACACTCTCGAAAGAATCGCATCGTGGATTTCATCAGATATCGGGTACAACGCACACATAAGCATAGGCGACATAAACTATGACGGGTATCCTGATCTTGCAGTGGCAAACTACGGTGATCCTTCTACGCCACAATACGACAAGATCTATTACAACCAAGCGGGTACCTTCCAGCAGACACCAGCCTGGCAGCCATCTGACCTCGATAACTCTTTTGCCTGCACCTTCGGTGACGTGGATGGTGATGGCGACCTCGACCTTGCTGTCGCCTGCGGCGAAGAGTACACGGATAGCCTCCAACGTGCAAAAGTCTATCTGAACCATAACGGAACCATTGATACACTACCGTGCTGGGAAAGCAATATAACGTCCTATTTTTACGACGTAGCGTGGGTCGACATTGAAATGGATGGTGATCTGGACCTTGTTCTTGCCGGGCACCATCGCAAGAATCTCATATACCTGAACAACGGTGGAAATCTTGATACCATTCCCTTCTGGCAATCCGCGAACAGCCTGGGCACATTGAAGATCGCTTTTGGCGACATCGACAACGACGGCGATCTCGATTTAGTGTGTGCAAACAATGCCCAGACCGGCGGGACCAGCAATTGTGAGCTATACCTCAATAGTGGAACAACCCTCGATACTCTCCCGGTATGGACCAGTCAGAACCTCAATTACTATTCATGCGTCGCCCTGGGAGATGTTGACCGGGACGGTGATCTGGACCTGGCCGCAGGAGGATGGTGGGAGTCGATCAAGGTCTTTGAGAACACTTCCGGCTCGCTGCCACAGACACCTTCATGGCAATGGATCCCTACCAGCATTTACCACCTGGTCTGCGAGAACATCAGCTTTGGTGATATCGACAACACCTTACCCACAACAATAACCGATGAAATACATGTAGTTGATGCCACTTCAAGGACATTCTATCTGCAGAACAGATGGCTCAAAAGTGTCATTCAGGTAAGAAGAAACACCGGACCACTCGATCTTGACCAATATTGCTTCTCGTACGTGGACGGATGGATCGCGGTTGCCGATATCATTACACAACCCGAGACCTTGTGGGTCGATTACACCTACTCTCTCGATCTCGATCTGATCGTGACGAACTGGCATGCCAGCCGCGGGAACTTTCTTTTCCTCAACACATCGGGAACCGGAATTCAAGAGATAGTAAAAACCGAACTCAATGACATACTGAAATTACCAAATCCTAATCGTGGTAACTTCGCAGTGAGATTGAACATCGGCGATATTCGTATTAAGATCTATGACATCACGGGCCGACTGGTGGTTGACCAGAGGAACCAAAGAGTGAACATAAACACACCGGGCGTATACTTCATGAACATCTATGAAAAGGATAAATTGGTAGCACGGCAAAAAGTTGTGGTCGTGCAGTGA
- a CDS encoding DMT family transporter has protein sequence MQLRSRAMPAENDNTKGLLYAVGGTLLVSTNYITAKYALRGINPETFSFIWTVAASVYAFLIILLTGKHRELPIPRGSVLSIAILGVATGTGMILAWSGLALLDPSFASFLWRFSPVLIIILSFFILGERLRLIEAAPIAAMVLGGAVTTLGRWHIVGTGVVLTLMGCVAVAVQMLVVKMNVNRIHPNIMVFLRVSLAAVITGLWAAVSGKLDLHVGISYILVALLGAFLGPCASFLLTFRSYRYWDLSRSSIVLTGQPLLVIPMAYIAFGKLPTGFELLGGLIILGGAFWLVWLHRARIWQ, from the coding sequence ATGCAACTGAGAAGCAGAGCAATGCCGGCCGAAAACGATAATACGAAAGGACTTCTCTATGCGGTAGGTGGCACACTGCTCGTGTCGACCAACTATATTACGGCTAAGTATGCTCTAAGAGGTATTAATCCGGAGACGTTCAGCTTTATCTGGACAGTAGCGGCAAGCGTTTATGCCTTTCTCATTATATTACTGACCGGTAAGCATAGAGAACTACCGATCCCGCGAGGCTCGGTATTGAGCATTGCCATACTCGGTGTGGCTACGGGTACAGGCATGATCCTGGCATGGAGCGGGCTGGCCTTACTTGATCCCTCATTTGCCTCGTTTCTGTGGAGATTTTCTCCGGTCCTTATTATCATTTTGAGTTTCTTTATTCTGGGCGAAAGACTGCGTCTGATCGAAGCGGCGCCGATTGCGGCAATGGTATTGGGCGGTGCAGTCACTACTTTAGGCAGGTGGCATATTGTCGGAACGGGTGTCGTACTCACCCTGATGGGGTGCGTCGCAGTTGCCGTTCAGATGCTGGTCGTGAAAATGAATGTGAACAGAATTCACCCAAACATCATGGTTTTCTTGCGGGTATCCCTCGCTGCTGTGATCACTGGTCTCTGGGCCGCTGTCAGCGGGAAGCTGGATCTCCATGTTGGAATTTCCTATATCCTGGTTGCGCTATTAGGTGCTTTTCTTGGTCCGTGTGCGAGTTTTCTGTTGACTTTTAGGTCTTATCGCTACTGGGATCTATCGCGATCGAGCATCGTTCTGACCGGTCAGCCATTACTTGTCATACCCATGGCTTATATTGCATTCGGCAAACTCCCTACCGGGTTCGAATTACTGGGTGGACTCATCATTCTTGGCGGTGCTTTCTGGCTTGTTTGGCTTCATCGAGCACGCATCTGGCAGTAA
- a CDS encoding DUF5684 domain-containing protein, whose protein sequence is MEYGAQQSYFAAYWIWWLIFYVYMSVCLMMIANKTGTPNSWLAWIPIANIYLMCKIAGKPGWWLILFFIPIVNIVIGIIVWMKISEARKKPAWLGILMIIPFVNLIIPGILAFTE, encoded by the coding sequence ATGGAGTATGGCGCACAGCAGTCCTATTTCGCTGCCTATTGGATCTGGTGGCTAATATTCTATGTATACATGTCAGTGTGCTTGATGATGATTGCCAACAAAACAGGGACCCCAAATTCATGGTTGGCATGGATTCCCATAGCAAACATCTATCTTATGTGCAAGATCGCCGGCAAACCGGGTTGGTGGCTCATTCTTTTTTTCATTCCGATCGTCAACATAGTCATCGGCATTATCGTTTGGATGAAGATATCTGAGGCGAGAAAGAAACCTGCCTGGCTCGGTATTCTGATGATAATACCATTCGTTAATCTCATCATTCCTGGAATTCTGGCTTTCACCGAATAA
- a CDS encoding PAS domain S-box protein: MRAKKVSKKKMKKRKARPKSPARKAGSRVQKAVRSARKRLNTAKKVSTLPVCERLTYLLTRTSIVIYASKTGDDYGATFVSDNVQRVTGYSYRSFVNRPNFWFDHIHPDDQERVHREVERVFEDDYHEYEYRFKHKDGHYIWVHDEMRLIRDSKGNPVEIVGYWTDITRRKELEMEAEKRANLVSGFMESASEGFALLDSKFNVIAVNRFLLDKFGVKKEDALRMNYFDISGVAYESGRYEEYVEILETGRPRFYGDLVLPPEYDNRHVSAQVFKVGDCLGLIIREVTDEVKRQKELKESEEHFRTLLEASNAGIIFQDVDGIVIRANSQACEMLEMSESELCGAKLTDICSHVIDEYGKELGIDDYPVTKTLRTGKPVQNVMVGIPVDEPGETRWFLVNSDPVVDPETGRLDEVLCYFVDITGQKYMEDQLVESEERYRQIFENCPVGIGIADSEGKVVTANNAMQRITGYSLDEFKKVNLADTFENSEDRDMMIKILNEKGQVSDYRVRLLRKDGTPYDAVLNISRIEIGGRVYNHTMCHVVTP; this comes from the coding sequence ATGAGAGCGAAAAAAGTGTCCAAGAAAAAGATGAAAAAGAGAAAGGCTCGGCCTAAATCTCCTGCCCGTAAGGCAGGAAGCCGGGTTCAAAAGGCAGTGAGATCGGCCCGAAAACGCTTGAATACTGCCAAGAAAGTCAGTACTCTGCCAGTATGTGAAAGACTGACGTATTTACTGACGAGGACTTCGATAGTCATCTATGCATCAAAAACCGGTGACGATTATGGCGCGACCTTTGTGAGTGATAATGTTCAGAGGGTGACGGGCTATAGCTACAGGTCGTTTGTCAACCGCCCGAATTTCTGGTTTGATCATATACATCCGGATGATCAGGAAAGGGTGCACCGTGAAGTAGAACGGGTCTTTGAAGATGATTATCATGAGTATGAATACCGGTTCAAGCACAAGGACGGTCATTATATATGGGTACATGATGAGATGAGGTTGATACGAGATTCCAAGGGTAACCCGGTGGAAATAGTCGGATACTGGACAGACATTACCAGGCGCAAAGAGCTGGAAATGGAGGCAGAAAAGCGTGCCAATCTGGTCAGTGGATTTATGGAATCGGCAAGTGAGGGTTTTGCACTATTGGATTCCAAATTCAACGTCATTGCTGTCAATCGGTTCTTGCTGGATAAGTTCGGTGTCAAGAAAGAAGATGCTCTCAGGATGAATTATTTCGATATATCAGGCGTGGCTTATGAGTCCGGGAGATATGAGGAATACGTTGAGATACTCGAGACTGGAAGACCCCGCTTTTATGGTGATTTGGTTTTGCCGCCTGAGTATGACAACAGACATGTTTCCGCGCAAGTGTTCAAGGTTGGTGATTGTTTGGGACTCATTATCAGGGAAGTGACCGACGAGGTCAAGCGCCAAAAGGAATTGAAAGAGAGTGAAGAGCATTTTCGTACCCTGCTCGAGGCATCGAATGCCGGTATCATCTTTCAGGATGTGGATGGTATTGTCATACGTGCGAACAGCCAGGCTTGTGAGATGCTCGAAATGAGTGAATCTGAATTGTGTGGTGCTAAACTCACCGACATATGCAGTCACGTGATTGATGAATATGGCAAGGAGTTGGGAATTGATGATTACCCGGTGACAAAAACACTGCGGACCGGAAAGCCGGTTCAAAACGTAATGGTCGGTATACCGGTTGATGAGCCCGGTGAGACAAGGTGGTTCCTTGTGAATTCAGATCCTGTTGTGGACCCTGAAACAGGCAGGTTAGATGAGGTTCTATGCTATTTCGTGGACATCACGGGGCAAAAGTACATGGAAGATCAACTTGTAGAGAGTGAAGAGCGATACCGTCAGATATTCGAGAATTGCCCGGTCGGCATCGGGATTGCAGATTCTGAAGGCAAGGTAGTTACGGCAAATAATGCCATGCAGCGCATCACCGGATACAGTCTTGATGAATTCAAGAAGGTCAACCTTGCCGACACGTTCGAGAATTCTGAGGATCGCGACATGATGATCAAGATACTCAATGAGAAAGGGCAGGTTTCAGATTATCGTGTCCGGCTTCTGCGGAAGGATGGCACACCATATGATGCGGTCCTCAATATATCCCGTATAGAAATAGGGGGCAGAGTTTACAACCACACTATGTGTCATGTTGTTACGCCTTAA